One window from the genome of Desulfuromonas sp. encodes:
- a CDS encoding alpha/beta hydrolase, translated as MSRPYPFASHFLDLNGLQYHYLDEGQGDPVVMVHGNPSWSFYYRNLVDALRQKYRVIVPDHIGCGLSQKPAVADYAYTLEQRIDDLEALLAHLGVDQRITLVVHDWGGMIGMGYATRHPEQIARLVILNTAAFHLPAAKKFPPALKICRDTALGRFLVLRLNMFAVMAARVGCKRNPMPKALRQAYCAPYDTPANRIATLQFVRDIPLAPADPGYALVSTIGAGLERFAAVPMTICWGLRDFVFDRHFLEEWQRRFPLAEVHTFADCGHYILEDAKDEVIPLIERFLEEHPLTKRA; from the coding sequence ATGAGTAGACCCTATCCTTTTGCCAGTCATTTTCTCGACCTGAACGGTCTGCAATACCATTATCTCGATGAGGGTCAGGGTGACCCGGTGGTGATGGTGCATGGTAATCCGAGCTGGTCGTTCTATTACCGCAATCTGGTCGATGCCCTGCGACAGAAGTACCGCGTCATCGTACCTGACCATATCGGCTGCGGTCTGTCGCAGAAGCCGGCTGTTGCCGATTATGCCTATACCCTGGAACAGCGGATCGACGACCTTGAAGCGCTGCTTGCGCATCTCGGAGTCGACCAGAGGATTACCCTGGTGGTGCATGACTGGGGCGGGATGATCGGTATGGGTTACGCCACGCGGCACCCTGAGCAGATTGCCCGCCTGGTCATTCTCAATACCGCCGCATTCCACCTGCCGGCCGCTAAAAAGTTTCCGCCGGCGTTGAAAATCTGTCGCGATACCGCGCTCGGCAGATTTCTGGTCCTGCGGCTGAACATGTTTGCCGTCATGGCGGCGCGGGTCGGCTGCAAGCGCAATCCGATGCCGAAAGCTTTGCGGCAAGCCTATTGTGCGCCGTACGATACGCCGGCCAATCGCATCGCCACCCTGCAGTTTGTTCGGGATATCCCCCTGGCGCCGGCCGACCCCGGTTATGCTCTGGTCAGCACTATCGGAGCGGGCCTGGAGCGGTTCGCCGCAGTGCCGATGACGATCTGTTGGGGACTCAGGGATTTCGTGTTCGACCGGCACTTTCTCGAGGAATGGCAGCGCCGTTTTCCGCTGGCCGAAGTGCACACGTTTGCCGATTGCGGCCACTACATTCTCGAGGATGCCAAGGACGAAGTCATTCCGCTGATCGAACGGTTCCTGGAGGAACACCCATTGACCAAGAGGGCATGA
- a CDS encoding peptide synthase (Catalyzes the specific recognition and activation of amino acids during peptide synthesis), with the protein MSQSVFANVAAHLPEMARLQPDSPAIHIPQGCDAQQQTVYRQYSFSELDRESNRMAQALESIGIRRGVRTVLMVPPGFEFFALTFALFKTGAVPVLVDPGMGIKNLKTCLAEAEPAAFIGIPKAHLARLLFGWGRPTVRILLTVGRRFWGGTTLEKLLQTVAPDQPYQTVETETDDTAAILFTSGSTGVPKGALYSHGNFSAQVETLRRVYDIRPGEVDLPTFPLFALFAPALGMTSVVPEMDFTRPADVDPVRIVAAIERFQITTMFGSPALINRVGRHGAAQKIKLPSLKRAISAGAPVPAPVLERFAGMLSDEAEVFTPYGATEALPVCSIGSREILGETRAATDRGQGVCVGRPVPGLELEIIAITDAPIAEWDAALKLGTGEIGEIIVKGPQVTRSYYNRAESTRLAKIADPEDGGVYHRMGDLGYRDGQGRIWFCGRKAHRVVTADQTLFTIPCEAIFNTHQAVFRSALVGVGPAPPQRPVLCVELEKETGAVASEELRQELLRLGAGQELTRSIKTILFHPSFPVDIRHNAKIFREKLAIWATEQLS; encoded by the coding sequence ATGAGCCAGTCCGTTTTTGCCAATGTTGCAGCCCATCTTCCGGAGATGGCCCGTCTCCAGCCGGACTCCCCGGCGATCCATATCCCGCAGGGTTGTGACGCGCAACAGCAAACCGTCTACCGCCAATACAGTTTTTCCGAGCTCGACCGGGAAAGTAACCGGATGGCACAGGCGCTTGAGTCGATCGGCATCCGGCGCGGTGTGCGCACGGTTCTGATGGTGCCGCCCGGGTTCGAGTTCTTTGCTCTGACCTTCGCGCTGTTCAAGACCGGCGCCGTCCCGGTGCTGGTTGATCCGGGGATGGGGATCAAGAATCTGAAAACCTGTCTGGCCGAGGCTGAACCCGCCGCCTTTATCGGTATCCCCAAAGCGCACCTGGCCCGCTTGTTGTTCGGCTGGGGCCGGCCGACCGTCCGGATTCTGCTGACTGTCGGTCGGCGTTTTTGGGGAGGGACGACCCTGGAAAAGTTGCTGCAGACCGTTGCCCCCGACCAGCCCTATCAGACCGTTGAGACCGAAACCGATGATACGGCGGCAATCCTGTTCACCAGTGGCAGTACCGGTGTGCCGAAAGGGGCCCTGTACAGTCATGGCAATTTCTCGGCCCAGGTCGAAACCCTGCGCCGGGTTTACGATATCCGGCCGGGCGAAGTTGATTTGCCGACCTTTCCGCTTTTTGCCCTTTTTGCGCCGGCGCTCGGCATGACCTCGGTGGTTCCGGAGATGGATTTTACCCGCCCGGCCGACGTTGATCCGGTCCGGATCGTCGCCGCCATCGAGCGCTTTCAGATTACCACCATGTTCGGCTCTCCGGCTCTGATTAACCGGGTCGGCCGCCATGGTGCAGCGCAAAAGATCAAACTGCCAAGCCTGAAGCGGGCCATCTCGGCCGGGGCGCCGGTCCCGGCGCCGGTGCTGGAGCGGTTTGCCGGGATGCTGTCCGACGAGGCCGAGGTTTTTACTCCGTACGGTGCCACCGAGGCCCTGCCGGTCTGCTCGATCGGCAGCCGGGAAATCCTCGGGGAAACGCGCGCGGCGACCGATCGGGGACAGGGGGTCTGTGTCGGCCGGCCGGTTCCGGGCCTGGAGCTGGAAATCATTGCGATCACCGATGCACCGATTGCCGAGTGGGATGCCGCCCTCAAGCTCGGCACCGGTGAGATCGGTGAGATCATCGTCAAGGGACCGCAGGTGACGCGCAGTTATTACAACCGGGCCGAATCGACCCGTCTTGCCAAAATCGCCGACCCCGAAGATGGCGGCGTTTATCATCGAATGGGCGATCTCGGATACCGCGACGGGCAGGGCCGGATCTGGTTTTGCGGGCGCAAGGCGCACCGGGTGGTGACCGCCGACCAGACCCTGTTTACGATTCCGTGCGAAGCGATTTTCAATACCCACCAGGCCGTCTTCCGCTCGGCTCTGGTCGGTGTCGGGCCGGCGCCGCCGCAGCGCCCGGTCCTCTGCGTCGAACTCGAGAAAGAGACCGGGGCTGTCGCCTCCGAAGAGCTGCGCCAGGAGCTGCTCCGCCTCGGCGCCGGGCAGGAACTCACCCGCTCGATCAAAACCATCCTGTTTCACCCCTCATTCCCGGTCGATATTCGACACAATGCCAAGATCTTCCGCGAAAAGCTGGCGATCTGGGCGACGGAGCAGCTGTCATGA
- a CDS encoding 3-beta hydroxysteroid dehydrogenase — protein MKALVTGGGGFLGKAVVQLLCQRGDEVRSFSRHQHPALTDLGIEHCRGDLNDADAVSRAVAGCDIVFHVAAKAGVWGPYQEYYQANVVGTRNVIAACRQHGIERLVYTSSPSVVFDGSDMEGVDESVPYPEHFEAFYPQTKAEAEQLVLQANDAQLATVALRPHLIWGPDDNHLVPRILERGRKGALRKLGRRPCLADTIYIDNAAQAHLQASDHLKIGSAVAGQVYFLAQGEPLPIWDIVNRILDAGGIPPVTRTISPVFAYGIGAILEVIYRLFRLPGEPRMTRFVARELSTAHWFNLDAARRDFGFRPAVSFDEGIERLRQWLAANRSG, from the coding sequence ATGAAGGCATTGGTCACCGGCGGCGGCGGATTCCTCGGCAAGGCGGTTGTCCAGCTGCTGTGCCAGCGGGGTGATGAAGTTCGCTCTTTCTCCCGCCATCAACATCCGGCCCTGACGGACCTGGGGATTGAGCATTGTCGGGGGGATTTGAATGATGCCGATGCGGTCAGTCGTGCCGTTGCCGGATGTGATATCGTTTTTCATGTGGCGGCCAAGGCGGGTGTCTGGGGGCCGTATCAGGAGTATTACCAGGCGAACGTGGTCGGCACCCGCAACGTCATTGCCGCCTGTCGCCAGCATGGCATCGAGCGTCTGGTTTACACCAGCTCACCGAGTGTCGTGTTTGATGGCAGCGATATGGAGGGGGTCGACGAATCGGTGCCTTACCCGGAACATTTCGAGGCCTTTTATCCGCAGACCAAGGCGGAAGCCGAACAACTGGTGCTGCAGGCCAACGATGCGCAGCTGGCAACGGTCGCCTTACGGCCGCATCTGATCTGGGGGCCGGACGATAATCACCTGGTCCCGCGGATTCTCGAGCGCGGGCGCAAGGGGGCTTTGCGCAAGCTCGGCCGGCGCCCTTGCCTCGCTGACACCATTTACATCGACAATGCCGCCCAGGCCCATCTGCAGGCGTCTGATCATCTCAAGATCGGCTCTGCCGTTGCCGGACAGGTTTATTTCCTGGCCCAGGGGGAGCCGCTGCCGATCTGGGACATCGTCAATCGCATTCTCGACGCCGGCGGTATCCCGCCGGTGACCCGTACGATCTCTCCCGTTTTCGCCTATGGAATCGGCGCCATCCTCGAAGTGATCTATCGCCTGTTCCGGCTGCCGGGGGAGCCGCGCATGACCCGTTTTGTCGCCCGTGAATTGTCGACCGCACACTGGTTTAATCTCGATGCGGCGCGGCGTGATTTCGGTTTCCGGCCGGCCGTCTCCTTCGATGAGGGGATCGAGCGTTTACGCCAGTGGTTGGCTGCCAACCGTTCCGGATGA